TCTCATGCACCTCGGCCGGAATCGCGCGCCCCAGGTAGTCGTCGAAGGCATGACCGCCCCCCAGGAAGGTTGGCACGTTCAGGAACCCGGCGAGGGTGGCGAGCGCGGCCAGGATGCCGAGCGGCACCTTGATCAGCCCGTCCGCCTCATGCGGGTGCGCCACGTGGCCCCGGTACTCGCCGCGCCACACCAGGAAGTACCAGCGGCCCATGTAAAAGGCCGTCAGCAGCGCCACCCCCAGCCCGACCACGTAGAGCAATGGATCGGCTTCGAAGGCGGCAGCCAGAATCGCGTCCTTGGAGAAAAAACCGCTCCAGATCGGAATTCCGGCGATGGCAAGGACGCCCATCAGCGCGGCGACGTGGGTAAAGGGCATGAACTTCCGCAGCCCGCCCATCGCCCGCACGTCCTGTTCCTCGTGCAGCGCGTGGATCACGGCCCCCGCCGAGAGGAACAGCAGCGCCTTGAAGAAAGCGTGGGTAAGCAGGTGGAACACCCCCGCCGAGTAGGCGTGCAGCCCCACCGCCAGGAACATATAGCCGAGTTGCGAGACGGTCGAGTACGCCAGGATTTTCTTGATGTCGTGCTGATTGAGGGCCGAGAGGGCGCCGTACAGCGCGGTCAAGCCCCCGACCCACGCCACCCACGTCGAGGCCACGGGCGCGAGGTCGTACAGGAAGTGGCTGCGGCTGATCAGGTACACGCCCGCCGTGACCATCGTGGCCGCGTGGATCAGGGCCGAGACGGGCGTGGGACCCGCCATCGCGTCCGGCAGCCAGGTCGTCAGGGGAAGCTGACCGCTCTTGCCCACCGCTCCGACGAGCAGGAGGAGGCAGGCGAGTTCGATGCCCGAGACCGCCACCCGCACGCTCTCCGCCCGCTCGGCGAGTTCGGGGATGACGAGCGTGCCGTAGAGCCGGTAGATCAGGAACATCCCCAGCATGAAGCCCACGTCGCCGATGCGGTTCATGATGAAGGCCTTGCGCGCGGCATTGGAGTTGGCGAGGCCCTCACGGTCGCTGGCCTCTCGCAGGTCGCCGCCCGAAGCCTCGGA
This Deinococcus aestuarii DNA region includes the following protein-coding sequences:
- the nuoL gene encoding NADH-quinone oxidoreductase subunit L produces the protein MPLYLLPLFPLLGFTLLILFPRLFPGKAAGWLASGAVLASFVVAVLRYLGQGDEPAREVLWTWLPNMALGANLSVGFWFDQLSAVMALIITGVGFLIHVYSISYMGHDRQFTRFFAFMNFFVAMMLILVLADSYPLMFVGWEGVGMASYLLIGFWYSGRNSEASGGDLREASDREGLANSNAARKAFIMNRIGDVGFMLGMFLIYRLYGTLVIPELAERAESVRVAVSGIELACLLLLVGAVGKSGQLPLTTWLPDAMAGPTPVSALIHAATMVTAGVYLISRSHFLYDLAPVASTWVAWVGGLTALYGALSALNQHDIKKILAYSTVSQLGYMFLAVGLHAYSAGVFHLLTHAFFKALLFLSAGAVIHALHEEQDVRAMGGLRKFMPFTHVAALMGVLAIAGIPIWSGFFSKDAILAAAFEADPLLYVVGLGVALLTAFYMGRWYFLVWRGEYRGHVAHPHEADGLIKVPLGILAALATLAGFLNVPTFLGGGHAFDDYLGRAIPAEVHEIPVSTEWLLTALAVAAGVCGLLWALAEHRRRSLANGPLGRLSSNALYLDRVYDGLISAPSRAVAEGLDVVDRGVDVTFGGIARNSAAPGGLFTRWQSGFVRAYAVSMLLGTALILGYWALRSIGGGA